In the genome of Rhodoferax fermentans, one region contains:
- a CDS encoding ORF6N domain-containing protein: MSSTNTKSNIPASIEPTEPLSIGEIAQRIQLVRGQRVVLDADLAAFYGETTKRFNQQVRRNLARFPADFMFQLDENELAALRLQFATLKTGRGQHSKYLPLVFTEHGAIMAATLLNSSRATAISVHVVRAFVELRAMLASNQALAQKVNTLERKVSTHERNIAELADSMAQLLHTPAEPAKRPIGFINPDDSSASKTTG, from the coding sequence ATGAGCAGTACAAATACAAAATCTAATATCCCAGCCTCCATTGAACCAACAGAACCTCTCTCTATTGGGGAAATCGCCCAACGCATCCAGCTCGTCCGTGGCCAGCGTGTGGTGCTGGACGCTGACTTGGCCGCTTTTTATGGCGAAACAACCAAGCGCTTCAACCAGCAAGTGCGCCGCAACCTTGCTCGCTTTCCAGCCGATTTCATGTTCCAGCTCGACGAAAACGAGTTGGCCGCTTTAAGGTTGCAATTTGCAACCTTAAAGACCGGGCGTGGCCAGCACAGTAAATATCTCCCGCTGGTATTCACGGAGCACGGCGCCATCATGGCGGCCACGCTATTGAATAGCTCGAGGGCTACCGCAATCAGCGTCCATGTGGTCCGCGCATTTGTCGAACTGCGTGCAATGCTGGCAAGTAACCAAGCTTTGGCGCAGAAAGTAAACACGTTGGAGCGCAAGGTGTCAACGCACGAACGCAATATCGCCGAGCTGGCTGACTCCATGGCACAACTGCTGCACACACCCGCAGAACCCGCCAAACGGCCAATCGGGTTTATCAACCCAGACGACTCAAGCGCATCAAAAACCACTGGCTGA
- a CDS encoding histone deacetylase family protein — protein MLTYYNHLHSQHQGKLEMFRGQLVPCFEVPARVDHVLAELKARKLGAILPPEPFDDSALLGVHSQRYLDFLAGAWDEWVALDPANAQRDALPSVWPVRSLRSDVLPANFAARMGLFSMDAGTPLTEGTWDAARAGADCALSAALAVAGGERAAFALTRPPGHHAGADFFGGYCFVNNAALAAQALREQGLDRVAILDIDYHHGNGTQAIFYERPDVYFSSIHGDPHTEYPFYLGYADELGAGAGLGFNRNWPLPRGTGFEVWRATLQQALAGIAEFGAQALVVSLGMDTFVGDPISGFSLQSADYLQVGEDLAKAGLPTVFVFEGGYAVAEVGTNAVNVLQGFDQAANHP, from the coding sequence ATGTTGACCTACTACAACCATTTGCACAGCCAGCACCAAGGCAAGCTGGAGATGTTTCGCGGCCAGTTGGTGCCGTGTTTCGAGGTGCCCGCACGGGTGGACCATGTGCTGGCCGAGTTGAAAGCGCGCAAGCTTGGCGCCATCTTGCCGCCCGAACCCTTTGATGACAGCGCGTTATTGGGCGTGCACAGCCAGCGTTACCTGGACTTTCTGGCCGGTGCCTGGGACGAGTGGGTGGCGCTGGACCCTGCCAACGCCCAGCGTGACGCGCTGCCCTCGGTGTGGCCGGTGCGTAGCCTGCGCTCGGATGTGTTGCCTGCCAACTTTGCGGCCCGCATGGGCCTGTTTTCGATGGACGCGGGCACGCCGCTGACCGAAGGCACTTGGGACGCCGCCCGCGCCGGTGCCGACTGTGCCCTGAGTGCGGCGTTGGCCGTGGCCGGGGGTGAGCGTGCTGCCTTTGCGCTGACCCGGCCACCGGGGCACCACGCGGGCGCCGACTTTTTTGGCGGGTATTGTTTTGTGAACAACGCCGCCCTGGCCGCGCAGGCCTTGCGTGAGCAGGGGCTGGATCGGGTGGCGATTCTGGACATCGACTACCACCATGGCAACGGCACACAAGCCATCTTTTATGAGCGGCCAGACGTGTACTTCAGCAGCATCCATGGCGACCCGCACACCGAGTACCCGTTTTACCTGGGGTACGCCGATGAGTTGGGTGCAGGTGCCGGGCTGGGTTTTAACCGCAACTGGCCGTTGCCGCGTGGCACCGGTTTTGAGGTCTGGCGGGCCACTTTGCAGCAGGCCTTGGCGGGTATTGCCGAGTTTGGTGCGCAGGCGCTGGTGGTGTCGCTGGGTATGGACACCTTTGTGGGTGACCCGATTTCGGGCTTCTCGCTGCAGAGTGCCGACTACCTGCAGGTCGGTGAGGACTTGGCCAAAGCGGGCTTGCCCACGGTGTTTGTGTTTGAAGGTGGTTATGCGGTGGCCGAGGTGGGCACCAACGCGGTCAATGTGCTGCAAGGCTTTGATCAGGCCGCCAATCATCCATAA
- a CDS encoding TA system antitoxin ParD family protein: MSQATTGFASVKLPTALVNQAREAAQPMRRSVAGQVEYWATLGRIVEHSGLTAQEAQTAIANYETAARRARPSASEPDNQADAPLAQFMAMEHDGSLAQRVREVVANKPGESGI; this comes from the coding sequence ATGTCCCAAGCTACAACCGGTTTTGCATCCGTCAAACTGCCCACCGCTTTAGTGAACCAAGCGCGCGAAGCTGCGCAGCCCATGCGCCGCTCGGTAGCGGGGCAGGTGGAATACTGGGCCACGCTGGGCCGCATCGTGGAGCACAGCGGCCTGACCGCGCAAGAAGCCCAAACTGCCATCGCCAACTACGAGACCGCCGCCCGGCGCGCTCGCCCCAGCGCCAGCGAGCCCGATAACCAAGCAGACGCCCCGCTCGCCCAGTTTATGGCCATGGAACACGATGGCAGCCTGGCGCAGCGCGTGCGCGAGGTGGTAGCCAACAAGCCTGGTGAGAGCGGAATATGA
- a CDS encoding ATP-binding protein: MKLRLIGLARRLVPSTLFGRLALLLCVAVLISHALAIKLMFEVGPSLFGPMPNGPPPGPPPGPFTGPNMVGPQPPHPTDAPGLAHLGLWLDIGIRLLALMVAAWIGARWLAQPVRRLADAARELGRDIHRAPLVEQGSDECREATRVFNQMQAQICQQLSERDSFVAAVSHDLRTPLTRMALRAESLQDGEQRLCFQRDITEMNTMITATLDHLRGVASGEPMVLLDVGSLLSSLVDDYQSWGHPVTLVEADLSSPVAPLLTQAQALRRCISNIVDNAVRYGGSARVRCFEEAGQLCIEVSDPGPGMATADLNRALTPFFRAEGSRNRHSGGVGLGLSIANDIARRLHGEVRLKNGASGGLVATVVLPRPSSTPN; the protein is encoded by the coding sequence TGTTGATCAGCCACGCGCTGGCGATCAAGTTGATGTTTGAGGTGGGTCCGAGCCTGTTTGGCCCGATGCCCAACGGCCCGCCCCCCGGGCCACCACCCGGTCCGTTCACCGGCCCCAACATGGTGGGCCCGCAGCCCCCTCACCCCACAGACGCCCCCGGCCTGGCCCACCTGGGTCTGTGGCTGGACATCGGGATACGGCTGCTGGCGCTGATGGTGGCGGCCTGGATCGGCGCCCGCTGGCTGGCGCAGCCGGTGCGCCGGTTGGCCGATGCCGCGCGTGAGCTGGGGCGCGACATCCACCGCGCGCCACTGGTCGAGCAAGGCAGTGACGAGTGCCGTGAAGCCACCCGCGTCTTCAACCAGATGCAGGCCCAGATCTGCCAACAACTGAGCGAGCGCGACAGCTTTGTGGCCGCCGTCTCACACGACCTGCGCACCCCGCTGACGCGTATGGCGCTGCGCGCCGAGAGCCTGCAGGACGGCGAACAGCGCCTGTGTTTCCAGCGCGACATCACCGAGATGAACACCATGATCACCGCCACGCTGGACCACCTGCGCGGTGTGGCCTCGGGGGAACCGATGGTGTTGCTTGATGTAGGTTCCTTGCTGAGCAGTCTGGTTGACGACTACCAGTCCTGGGGCCACCCGGTGACCCTGGTTGAGGCGGATCTGTCCAGCCCGGTGGCGCCGCTGCTGACCCAGGCGCAGGCGCTGCGCCGCTGCATCAGCAACATCGTCGACAACGCGGTGCGTTACGGCGGCTCGGCCCGGGTGCGCTGTTTTGAAGAGGCGGGCCAGCTGTGTATCGAGGTCAGCGACCCCGGCCCAGGCATGGCCACCGCCGACCTGAACCGGGCACTGACACCGTTCTTCCGCGCCGAAGGCTCCCGCAACCGCCACAGTGGCGGGGTGGGCCTGGGGCTGTCGATTGCCAACGACATCGCACGCCGCCTGCATGGCGAGGTGCGGCTCAAGAACGGGGCCAGCGGCGGTCTGGTGGCCACCGTGGTTTTGCCCCGGCCCTCATCAACACCCAACTGA